From the Gymnogyps californianus isolate 813 chromosome 2, ASM1813914v2, whole genome shotgun sequence genome, one window contains:
- the CCDC126 gene encoding coiled-coil domain-containing protein 126: MFLTFSRKNMSQKLSMFLLVFGIIWGLMLLRYTFQYPRRQSSAELRGQILDLSKRYVKALAEENKNLMNGGGGASMAGYADLKRTIAVLLDDILQRLVKLENKVDYIVVNGSATNTTNGTSNQVPVTSNKRVKPASNIR, from the exons atgtttctaacattttcaagaaaaaatatgtcCCAGAAACTGAGTATGTTTTTACTAGTTTTTGGAATCATTTGGGGTTTGATGTTGCTACGCTACACTTTTCAGTATCCAAGACGCCAAAGCAGTGCCGAGTTGCGTGGACAGATATTAGATCTAAGTAAAAGATATGTCAAAgcactggcagaagaaaataaaaatttaatgaaTGGTGGCGGTGGAGCCTCTATGGCAGGATAtg CTGATCTTAAGAGAACAATTGCTGTTCTTCTGGATGACATCTTACAACGCCTCGTGAAATTGGAAAACAAAGTTGATTACATCGTTGTGAATGGCTCAGCAACAAATACCACTAATGGAACTAGCAATCAGGTGCCAGTAACTTCAAATAAACGTGTAAAACCAGCAAGCAACATTAGATAG